The Gemmatimonadota bacterium DH-78 region GCGCCCGACAGCACCCGTACCAGCGCCTCGATGTCGCCCTCGTCGTTGTAGACGTGGGGGCTGATCCGGAGCGAACTACCCCGGGTCGACACCGAGATGGACGCCGCGGCCAGCCGGTCGCGCAGCTCCGCGGGAGACCGCCCGCCCGGCAGCCGCAGTCCGAACATGTGAGGGCTGCGCCAGGCCGGCGCCTGCACCTGGAAGCCCGCCTCGGCCGCCGCCTCGAAGAGCGGGGCCGACAGCCCGGCGATCGCGGCCGAGATCGCCTCGGGACTCAGGTCCAGCACCAGTTCGAGGGCCGCCACGGCACCGGGCATGAGCGCGAAGTTCGAGCGCTCGCCCACATCGTACCGCACCGCGCCCGGCTGGTAGTCGTCCACGTAGTCCACGAGCCCGCCGAAGTCCTCGCTTCCCGCGCGCGCGATCCAGCCCTCTTCCAGGGGGACTCCGTCGTCGAAGCGGGGCCCGAACCAGCCGAAGGCCACCGAGTAGGGCCCCAGCAGCCACTTGTAGGCGGCCGTCAGCACCGCGTCGGGGCGCACCTCCGCGACCGAGAAGGGCACCGCGCCGATCGACTGCGTGCCGTCGACCACGAGCGCCGCCCCCACCTCGCGGCAGCGTCGACCCACTGCAACCAGGTCGAAGGGGGTACCGTCGGTCCAGTGCACCGTCGGCACGGCCACGATGGCGGTCGTGGAGTCGATGGCTTCGAGCAGCGACGCGTTCCAGGCCGCGCCCCCCTCGGCCGACTCCGGGCGGGCCACCGTCACGAGTTCGGCGTCCACCTCCGCGACCCGACGTCGCCAGGCGTACACGTTGCCGGGGAACTGTTCGCCCAGAACGACCACGCGCTGCCCCTCGGCGAGGGGTAGATTCCGCGCCGCGGTGGCCACGCCGTACGACACCGACGGCATCAGCGCCACGCGCCGCGGGTCGTCGGCGCCCACCAGCCGCGCGAAGCGATCCCGGGCCCGGTCGGAGGTCTCGAAGAAATCGCTCGCGCCGATCTCGGAGGGCACCCGCTTGCGCCGCAGTCCCCGGATCACCGCCTCCTCCACCGGGCGTGCGAGGGGCGCCATGTACGCGCAGTTCAGGTAGTGCAGCCCCTCGGGGAGCTGAAAGAGCCCGGCCGCGTCGGACGGATGCATGCTCACGCCTGGAAGATCGCCATCACGGCCACGAAGGCGAGGAAGAGCCCGAGGGTGACGCCCACTGCCACCCCCAGCGTCCGGCGCGGATCGAACCGCGTGACCGCGAGCGCGACCAGGAAGTAGCACCAGAGTCCGAAGAGGTCGAGCATGCCCAGGAAGGCGCCGGCGTACCCCTCCAGTCCGGGCAGGAAGGTGCCCAGACTGAGCGTCAGCTGCGGGTCGCGCTGGATCACACGGAGCGGCGCCACCAGCAGACTGCCGAGCGCCGCCACCAGGCTGGCGTGCGCGTACCCCGACAGCATTTGCCTGTAGCTGATGCGATCGCCGAGCACGAAAGCGAACACTCCCGCGAGGATGCCGGAGAAGACGGCGGCGCTCACGAACCAGAAGACGAGCCCCGCCACCGCCCCACCGATCCGGTAGACGTTGCCCATGGTGGAGAGATCGACCGGCACCTCCTGCCCGGCCTCCATCATCTGCGCCCGCGCCATCTCGCTCCACACGTCGGCCGGGATCACCACGATGCTCGCCGCCACCATCAGCGCGCCCGCGAGGAGCGCCACGAACCAGACCGGGCGCTCCCGCAGCGCGTCGAAGAGCCGGGTCGGCGCCGCGAGGAGTTGCACGACGCGCACGGGAAACGAGGGGAGCGGCGGCGGCGGCGTGACCTCCGGGGCGTACTCGAGGTGTTCGCTCATCGGGTGCGCTCCCTCAGCGATCGCCGCCGTCGTCGAGACGCAGGTGCTGCACCACCACCATGTCGAGGCCGAGCGGTACGGGCGCCATGCTCACCTCCATCGAGCCGCGCAGGCGCGCCTGCAGGAACTGCTCGACCACCAGATTCCGCCCGGAGTCCCACAGATACCAGCCGCTGCCGTTGCCGCCCACGTCCTGCGTGATGCGGGCACCGTCCTGCATCGTCTCCTGACGCCGGTCGTCGTCGCTGGTGAAGGCCACCTTCAGGTAGGTGGCCCCGTTCACCACCGTATCGCCTACCGCCGTGAACTCGTAGATGGTGGTGCCCTCGGTGGAGCCGGCGTTCTCGTCGATGTCGAGGGTGACCGTGTCGGTCCACATCTCGCCGGCGGTCACCGCGCGGCCCGGCAACCGCGGAAAGAACGACGCCGCCATGCTCTGCGGGCTCACCGCCTGCTCGGCCACCCCGTCCACCTCGGGCGAAGCGATCAGCGTGCCCACCCCCCGGCGATCCATGCTGAACACCACGGGGCCGTCGATCTCCGACTCGTCGCCCCGCTGCGAGCCCGCCATCGGGTTGCTGGCGTCGATCTGGAACTCGCGGAAGTCGATGGTGACCTCGATCTCGTCGCCGCCGCCCGCATAGGTGACGTCGAGCACCGACGACATCGCCACGGTCACGTCGAGCATCTGCCCGCCCGCGTCGATCTCCATCTCGATCGTGTCGCCCTGCAGGTAGGTCACGGCCCCGCCGGGCGGGGGGGCGTAGGCGAGGGCGGGCGGCCCCGCCATCGAACCGGGCGAGGCTCCACCGCCCGCGCAGGCGGCGAGGGGAGCGACGAGGGCGAGGGTCGTGGCGATCGAGCGAGAACGCATGGGGCGACTCCGAAGGAGGCTCGAGAGTGGTTGGACACACTATCGCCTACGGCCCCGCGGAGGGGAATCTTCACGCGTGACCTTCCCTTGGCCCGCCCACGGATGCGGCGTTATCGTCCGGGGCCGAGTCGCACACCGCCGCACAGAGGTCGTCGCATGTCGTTTCGTACCAATCCCGACCGCATTCTGGACAACATCGATCGGGCACGCAGCCGGGACGACGGCGGACCACGAGGCTCCGATCGACAGGCCACGGGCCGCGAGCTCGACACCGACGTGCCCGACGTGGATGCTACCACGCCCGAGCGCATGAAGCGGATCTTCAAGGCGCTCGAGCGCTCCTACACGGCCTCCGCACAGTCTGCGGCCCTCGGCCCGGTGGCCCAGCGATTCCAGGCGGTCGGCGACGTGAACGAGCACCGCGCCCATGGCGATGTGAGTGTGGCGGTGCGCTGGCTCGATCACGATCGCAACGACGACTTCGGCATGTCGCCCTTCGAGATCACCCCCGACGACCTGCTCGAGGCTCGCAAGGCGACCAAGACGACCCGCCCCGACGTGAACGCGCTGCGGGTGCTTCGGCAGCGGCTGCGGACCGGCGTGATGGAGGCCTGGCAGAAGGTGGAGCCGCGCGTGCGCGACGCGCTCCGCGACCGGGCCGACATGGGCCACGTGGAGGTGCAGGTGACCATGGACATCCGTCCGGCCGGCTCCTGACCCGCGTCCTCGTCGTCTTTCTCGACGGGGTCGGCATCGGCCCCGCCGACCCCGAGGTCAATCCCTTCCTGCAGGCCGACCTGCCCGTGCTGAGCGGCTTGCTCGGCGGGCGGATCCCCACCCTCGGCGACCTGTCGAGCGACCCGGCGCCGGTTCACACCGGAGGGCGGATCACGCACCTCCTTCCGCTCGACGCCACCCTGGGCGTGGACGGCCTGCCCCAGAGCGGCACCGGCCAGGCCACCCTCTTCACCGGTCGCAACGGTGCCGCGCTGCACGGCCACCACTTCGGCCCCTGGATCCCCGTGTCGCTGCGCCCCGTGGTGGAGGCCGAGAACTGGCTTCTGCGAGGGGTGGAAGGGGGACTCCACGCCGCCTTCGCCAACGCCTATCCGGCGGACTGGCCGGGCGAGGGGCGCGGCAGCCGGCGGGTGGCCGGTCCCCCGTTGGCCGCGAAGGCCGCCGGGCTGCTCACCCGCGATCACACCGCGCTCGGCCGTCGCGAGGCAGTGGCCACCGAGATCGTCAACGCCGGCTGGCGCCGCTGGCTCGGCGAAGAGGCCGCGCCGCGCATCGAACCCGAGGAGGCCGGCGAAGTGCTGGCCGCGATCACCCTGGAGCACGAGCTCACCCTCTTCGCGCACTACTCGACCGACACGGCCGGGCACCGGGGCGGCATGGAGGGCGGGGTGCTGGCGCTCGAGCGGGTGGACCGGTTTCTGGGCGGGCTGCTCGGCGCGGTGCCGGTGGGCACGACGGTGCTGGTGGTGAGCGACCACGGCAACATCGAGGACGTGCGCGGCGGACACACGCGCAATCCGATCTTCGGGCTGGCCGTTGATCCGCCGGGCGAGGTGTCGGGGTGGACGAGCCTCATGGATGTGGCGCCCGGGCTGCTCGGGTGGTTCGGGGTGGGCTGAGGGCGGGAGGAAACACCGAATGGCCTGCGGAGCGGGTCCTGATTCGGGCATTCTTCCCGGGCGAGGGCCCGCCCGATTCCGCGGCTCCTGGAGGCCCGCACCCGGTCCGCCCAGCGGGATGACCGAGGGCCCCCGGACCGATCGCCGCGTTCCGGCATGGGATCGCCCCGCGCCGTCGGCCACCATGGGTGCGTGACCCCGCCCACCGTTGCTCCCGTCGCCGGCCCCCCGGCCGCCCCCCGCCTGCTCGGCCGACTGCTGATCGCCGAGGGATGTGCGAGCGAGTCGGAGGTGGAGGCCGCGCTCGGCGAGCAGGCGGGTACGGGGCTCCGCCTCGGCGAGCTGCTGGTGCGGCGGGGGGCGGTGGACGGCGAGGTGGTCGCCCGTTTGCTCGCGCGGCAGCTCGGACTGCCGTATCGAGCCCACCCACTGCGGCCGGAGCCGGCGGCGGCCGCGCTGGTCGACGGCGGCTTCGCGCGGGCGCGACACGTGCTTCCCCTGCGCGCCGCCGGGCGGTCGGTGGAGGTGGCCATGGCCGACCCGCTCGACCTCGACACCGTGCGCGACCTGGCCTTCCGCACCGGGAGGCGGGTGGAGGCCGCGGTGGTGTCGGCCGCCGCGCTGGCCCGCGGCCTCGACCGCGCATACGGCAGCGAGGTGGAGCGGCTGGTGGCCGACATGGGCGCCCAGCCTGCCGACGACCCCGACGCCGACGCACTCGAGCGGGCTGCCTCGGCCACCCCGGTCGTGCGCCTGCTCGACCGGGTGCTGCAGGGGGCCGCCGAGGCCGGGGCGTCCGACGTGCACCTCGAGCCCGTCGGCAACCAGCTCCGCGTGCGTCTGCGGATCGACGGGGTGCTGCGCACCACGCACGAGCTGCCGCCGGGAGTGCGCGACGCCGTGCTCTCGCGACTGAAGATCCTGGCCGACATGGACATCGCGGTGCGCCGCCGCCCGCAGGACGGCGGCTTCAAGCTCGCGGTCGGCCGCTCGGATCGCGGTCTGTCGCTGCGGGTCTCGACCCTGCCCACCGGCGACTCCGAGAAGGCGGTGGTGCGGATTCTCGACCCGCACCGCGTGCCGCCGGGGCTCGACGCGCTCGGGTTCGCGGAGCGCGACCGCCGCCGGGTGGAGGCGCTGATCGCCGCGGGTCGGGGGGTGATCCTCGCCACCGGCCCCACGGGGAGCGGAAAGAGCAGCACCCTGCAGGCGGCGCTCCGGGCGGTCGATCGCGAGCGGCTGAACGTGGTGGCGCTCGAGGATCCCGTGGAGTACCGCGTGCCCGGGGTCGTGCACGTGCAGATGGCGCGGCGCGCGGGTCTGACCTTCGCCTCGGCGCTGAGGTCGGTGCTTCGGCAGGACCCCGATGTCGTGATGGTGGGCGAGATCCGCGACCGCGAGACCGCCGAGACCGCGATGTCGGCGGCGGTGACCGGGCATCTCGTGCTCTCCACCCTCCACACCACCGACGCCCCCGGCGCCGTGGCGCGGCTGCTTCAGATGGGCGTGCCGCCCTACCTGGTGGCCGCCGGGCTCTCGGGGGTGATCGCCCAGCGGCTGGTGCGTCGGCTCTGCGAGCGGTGTGCGGGCGAGGGCTGCGATCGCTGTCACGAGGGCTTCGCAGGCCGCAGCGGAGTGTTCCAGGTGCTCGTGATGGACGATCGCATTCGCGCGGCGGTGGCCGACGGTGCGCCCTCCGGCGTGGTGCCACGCCTCGCACGCGAGGGCGGCATGGGCACCCTGCGCGACGACGCCCGCCGCGCCGTGGCCGAGGGCGTCACCCGTGAGAGCGAGGTCGATCGGGTGCTTCGCGACGATCCGGGCGCCCCCCCGCCCTGCCGGGGGTGCGGCGGCACGCTGCCGTCCGAGGCACGCCACTGCCCCTGGTGCGGAATCGCGCTGGCCCGATGGTGCAGCTGCGGAGCGAGTCTGCAGGAGGGATGGCAGTACTGCCCGGCGTGCGCAGGCTCGACCCTCAGTCCCCCCGCTGCACCTCGCGCAGCAGGCGGTCGATCGGGTCGCCGCTCTCGGGCCAGAGCACCCGATCCGACACCCGGTTGAGCGCTTCGCGCACCCGCACGAAGTCGCGCCCCACGCCGTCGAGCAGCTCGCGCATGCCCCAGCGCTCGGCCTCGCGGCTGTCGGCTGCGGCCACGTAGCCCGCGGCGCCCATCTGGTCGAAGTAATCCATCGAGGGGGCACCCCGGGTTCGCCGTCGGATGTCCACGTATCCGGGAAAGAGGCCGGCGAGCCAGAGGGAGTAGTTGCCCAGGTGCGTGCGCAGCAGGAAGGCGCGGCGGGCGTCGGCGGTGCGGAGTCCCGCCATGAGATCCACGAGATACACGTACTCGCGGTCGTCGTCCGCACTCGGACGCCACGCGGCGCGCGCGCGTCCGAATCCCACCACCAGCGAGGCGACGAAGTCGGCGATGCCGCGATCGTCCACCCCGCCCTCGAGCAGCGCCTGGCGCACCAGTACGAAGAAGACGATCGGGGGGGCCACCCGCACCTGGGGGTCGGTGAGAATCGCGTTGCGCACCCTCGGGTCGTCGAGGAGCGCGTCCACGCCGTCGCGCTCGAGCCGGTCCCGGGCGAGCCCCCGGAGCTCGGGGTCGTCGCGCCCGATCAGTTCCACCAGATGAAGGGCGTCGTCGCGGGTGACCGACGCTCGGATCGTGGGAAGAATCATGACGGCCTCCTTCCTTGCCGCGTGTTCGGGCCCGCGTCTAGACTTCGACACCGGAGACGCCGGCCCTCGGCGGGTGATACCCCGTTGCTGAACGCCCGGGTTCCTCCCGGAACGCCTCGTGCCGGCGCGTTTTCCGACCGCGGCATCCTGCGGTTTCCCACGCCGACACATCGGGAGTATCGGTGGTTCGCATCACGAGTTTTCGGAGTCGAGTGTTCGCGGCCCTCCTCGCGGTGGCCGTGGTCCCGGCGGCTCTCGCCCTCGTGGGCGGTGTGCTCGCGCTGCGGGAGGTGGGTTCCACCACCGGCACTCTGGGGGCGTGGACCGAGGTGGCCGAATCCGGCCGCACTCTCGTCGACGCGGCGCGTGCGGCGGCACCCGGCGACACCGCCGTCGAGCGGGCGGCGATCGCCCACACCGAAGCGCTGTCGGCGAGTGTGCGCCAGTCGCGGCTGTACGCGGTGGTGACGGAGCGAGCGGTGCAGCTGCTGCCCTGGGCCGCCGCGACCGCGATCCTCTTCCTGATCCTCCTGTCCGCACTGGTCGCGCGGCGCCTCTCCCGCACCTTCTCGGCACCCGTGTCGGATCTCGTGGGTTGGACCGAGCTGATCGCGGCGGGCGACCCCCTGCCGCCCTCCGATCGCGACGACACCGGCGTGCGCGAGTACCGGGCCCTGCGACGGGCCTTCCGCACCGGCGCCGAGCGGCTCGAGGTGGCGCGGCGCCAGCAGGTGGAGAGCGCGCGGTTGCGGGCCTGGACCGAGATGGCCCGACGGGTGGCGCACGAGATCAAGAACCCGCTCACACCCATGCGCATGAGCGCCTCCACCCTCGCCCGCAGCGACGACCCATCGGTGCGGCACGCGGCCGAGATGCTGCTCGAAGAGGTGGCGCGACTCGACGCCATGGCCCGCACCTTCGCCCGCTTCGGACGCCCCCCCGAGTCGCCGCCCGCCGATGTGGACCTCGAGGAGTTGAGTCGCGGGATCGTGCAGGGGTTCGACGCCGGGGGAGTGACGGTCACCCTGCAGGCGTCGCACGAGGTCCCACACATCCACGGGCACTACGACGTGATCGGCCAGGCGCTGCGCAACCTGCTGGTCAACGCGGTGGAGGCGGTCACCGAGGGGGGCGGCAGCCGGATCGAAGTGCGGCTCGACAGCACCGACGACGAGGTGCGGATCGCGGTGCGGGACGACGGCCCCGGCATTCCCACCGAGATGCTCGAGCAGATCTGGCTGCCCGACATCACCACCCGCCACCGCGGGTCGGGACTGGGGCTCGCCATGGTCCGCCGAGCCGCGGAGATCCACGGCGGAACCGCCCGGGCCTGGAACCGGATCGAGGGGGGCGCGGAGTTCGAGCTGAGACTGCCCCGAACTCTCGCCGACGAGGGAGCGTAGGAAGAGGCGCATGGACATTCTGATCGTCGACGACGAAGGCAACATTCGCCGCTCGCTGCGCGCGCTGCTCGAGGCCGAGGGACACCACGTGGGCGAGGCGGGCTCGGCCGAAGACGCCTTCGAGGCGCTGGCCACTCCGCCCACCCCCGACGTGGTGTTGCTCGATCTCGCCCTGCCCGGGGCCTCGGGGCTGCAGGCGCTGCCCCGCATCCAGGAGGCGGCGCCGGCCGCCGCCGTGGTCATGATGAGCGGCCAGGCGTCGCTGTCGGATGCGGTCGAAGCCACCCGGCTGGGCGCCTTCCACTTCATCGAGAAGCCCCTCTCCCCCGAGGCCATTCTGCTCACGGTGCGGGGCGCCGGCGAGGTGGCTCGCGCCCGCGATCTCACCCGCGCCCTGCGCGCCGAGCTCGGCCCCGAGGTGGAGCTGGTGGGCCGATCGCCCGCGATGGAGGCGGTGCAGGACCGCATCCGGAAGGTGGCCCCCACCAGCGCCCGGGTGTTGATCACGGGCGAGAGCGGAACGGGCAAGGAACTCGCGGCCGCCGCGATCCACGGCCTCTCCGACCGCCGGAAGAAGCCCTTCATCCGGGTCAACTCCGCGGCGATCCCCCGCGATCTGGTGGAGAGCGAGATGTTCGGCCACGAGAAGGGGGCCTTCACCGGTGCCACCGAACGCCGGCGCGGGCGCTTCGAGCTCGCCGACGGCGGCACCCTCTTCCTCGACGAGGTGGCCGATCTCGGCCAGGAGGCGCAGGCGAAGCTGCTCCGGGTGCTCGAGGCCGGCGTGGTCGAGCGGGTGGGCGGCCAGCGCGGCATCCCGGTGGATGTGCGCGTGGTGGCGGCCACCAACCGCGACCTGCGCGAGGAGGTGGCCGAGGGGCGCTTTCGCGAAGACCTCTTCTTCCGCCTCGAGGTGGTGCCGCTGCGCATGCCGCCGCTGCGTGAGCGCGCGGGCGACGTGCCGCTGCTCGTGAATCACGCGATCCAGCGACTCCAGGCCCGACACGGGCTCCCCCCGGTGCGCTTCGGGCCGGACGCCCTCGAGACGCTGCGCACCTATCGGTGGCCCGGAAACGTGCGCGAGCTGC contains the following coding sequences:
- a CDS encoding YIP1 family protein, with the translated sequence MSEHLEYAPEVTPPPPLPSFPVRVVQLLAAPTRLFDALRERPVWFVALLAGALMVAASIVVIPADVWSEMARAQMMEAGQEVPVDLSTMGNVYRIGGAVAGLVFWFVSAAVFSGILAGVFAFVLGDRISYRQMLSGYAHASLVAALGSLLVAPLRVIQRDPQLTLSLGTFLPGLEGYAGAFLGMLDLFGLWCYFLVALAVTRFDPRRTLGVAVGVTLGLFLAFVAVMAIFQA
- a CDS encoding ATP-binding protein — translated: MFAALLAVAVVPAALALVGGVLALREVGSTTGTLGAWTEVAESGRTLVDAARAAAPGDTAVERAAIAHTEALSASVRQSRLYAVVTERAVQLLPWAAATAILFLILLSALVARRLSRTFSAPVSDLVGWTELIAAGDPLPPSDRDDTGVREYRALRRAFRTGAERLEVARRQQVESARLRAWTEMARRVAHEIKNPLTPMRMSASTLARSDDPSVRHAAEMLLEEVARLDAMARTFARFGRPPESPPADVDLEELSRGIVQGFDAGGVTVTLQASHEVPHIHGHYDVIGQALRNLLVNAVEAVTEGGGSRIEVRLDSTDDEVRIAVRDDGPGIPTEMLEQIWLPDITTRHRGSGLGLAMVRRAAEIHGGTARAWNRIEGGAEFELRLPRTLADEGA
- a CDS encoding aminotransferase class V-fold PLP-dependent enzyme, producing the protein MHPSDAAGLFQLPEGLHYLNCAYMAPLARPVEEAVIRGLRRKRVPSEIGASDFFETSDRARDRFARLVGADDPRRVALMPSVSYGVATAARNLPLAEGQRVVVLGEQFPGNVYAWRRRVAEVDAELVTVARPESAEGGAAWNASLLEAIDSTTAIVAVPTVHWTDGTPFDLVAVGRRCREVGAALVVDGTQSIGAVPFSVAEVRPDAVLTAAYKWLLGPYSVAFGWFGPRFDDGVPLEEGWIARAGSEDFGGLVDYVDDYQPGAVRYDVGERSNFALMPGAVAALELVLDLSPEAISAAIAGLSAPLFEAAAEAGFQVQAPAWRSPHMFGLRLPGGRSPAELRDRLAAASISVSTRGSSLRISPHVYNDEGDIEALVRVLSGAG
- a CDS encoding sigma-54 dependent transcriptional regulator, whose product is MDILIVDDEGNIRRSLRALLEAEGHHVGEAGSAEDAFEALATPPTPDVVLLDLALPGASGLQALPRIQEAAPAAAVVMMSGQASLSDAVEATRLGAFHFIEKPLSPEAILLTVRGAGEVARARDLTRALRAELGPEVELVGRSPAMEAVQDRIRKVAPTSARVLITGESGTGKELAAAAIHGLSDRRKKPFIRVNSAAIPRDLVESEMFGHEKGAFTGATERRRGRFELADGGTLFLDEVADLGQEAQAKLLRVLEAGVVERVGGQRGIPVDVRVVAATNRDLREEVAEGRFREDLFFRLEVVPLRMPPLRERAGDVPLLVNHAIQRLQARHGLPPVRFGPDALETLRTYRWPGNVRELLNVVERLTILHAGEQVGAADVQRVLSGGRATPSFAFDPDDPRDLRERLDAFERTLIEGALAHAGDNVAEAARTLKTDRANLYRRMRRLGLRDADT
- a CDS encoding ATPase, T2SS/T4P/T4SS family, with translation MTPPTVAPVAGPPAAPRLLGRLLIAEGCASESEVEAALGEQAGTGLRLGELLVRRGAVDGEVVARLLARQLGLPYRAHPLRPEPAAAALVDGGFARARHVLPLRAAGRSVEVAMADPLDLDTVRDLAFRTGRRVEAAVVSAAALARGLDRAYGSEVERLVADMGAQPADDPDADALERAASATPVVRLLDRVLQGAAEAGASDVHLEPVGNQLRVRLRIDGVLRTTHELPPGVRDAVLSRLKILADMDIAVRRRPQDGGFKLAVGRSDRGLSLRVSTLPTGDSEKAVVRILDPHRVPPGLDALGFAERDRRRVEALIAAGRGVILATGPTGSGKSSTLQAALRAVDRERLNVVALEDPVEYRVPGVVHVQMARRAGLTFASALRSVLRQDPDVVMVGEIRDRETAETAMSAAVTGHLVLSTLHTTDAPGAVARLLQMGVPPYLVAAGLSGVIAQRLVRRLCERCAGEGCDRCHEGFAGRSGVFQVLVMDDRIRAAVADGAPSGVVPRLAREGGMGTLRDDARRAVAEGVTRESEVDRVLRDDPGAPPPCRGCGGTLPSEARHCPWCGIALARWCSCGASLQEGWQYCPACAGSTLSPPAAPRAAGGRSGRRSRARAPDPTPG
- a CDS encoding alkaline phosphatase family protein, producing the protein MLSGLLGGRIPTLGDLSSDPAPVHTGGRITHLLPLDATLGVDGLPQSGTGQATLFTGRNGAALHGHHFGPWIPVSLRPVVEAENWLLRGVEGGLHAAFANAYPADWPGEGRGSRRVAGPPLAAKAAGLLTRDHTALGRREAVATEIVNAGWRRWLGEEAAPRIEPEEAGEVLAAITLEHELTLFAHYSTDTAGHRGGMEGGVLALERVDRFLGGLLGAVPVGTTVLVVSDHGNIEDVRGGHTRNPIFGLAVDPPGEVSGWTSLMDVAPGLLGWFGVG